The following are encoded in a window of Gramella sp. MT6 genomic DNA:
- a CDS encoding DUF4382 domain-containing protein, whose translation MRYLKNVTLKSLMIATFISLGLTSCSEDDDSNPSGEGQANLTVRMTDAPGDYDAVFVDVQDIEIHVEADSEMDAEADVDGDGWVSVGDVNTGVYDLLELTGGVSQLLADTEVPAGYVSQMRLILGSENSVVVDGVEQPLNTPSAQQSGLKLQLNQTFEAGENYAFLLDFDVDKSIVATGNGSYNLKPVIRLSAEADAGVVVGAVVLPMDIETSVQSLVVLTGESVTISAYTDAEGNFSLNGVPAGVYSLEVIPEADANLDTYAIGTVEVKPNETTDLGELTL comes from the coding sequence ATGAGATATTTGAAGAATGTAACTTTAAAAAGTTTGATGATCGCAACTTTCATTTCCCTTGGATTAACAAGTTGTAGCGAAGACGATGATTCCAACCCTTCAGGTGAAGGTCAGGCAAATCTAACAGTTAGAATGACCGATGCTCCTGGTGATTACGACGCGGTTTTCGTTGATGTACAGGATATTGAAATACATGTGGAGGCCGATAGTGAAATGGACGCCGAGGCTGACGTTGACGGTGACGGATGGGTTAGCGTTGGTGATGTGAATACTGGGGTTTATGACCTACTGGAGCTTACCGGAGGTGTGTCCCAGCTATTAGCCGATACAGAAGTACCTGCAGGATATGTGAGCCAGATGCGTTTGATCCTTGGATCTGAAAACTCGGTGGTGGTAGATGGTGTTGAACAACCATTAAACACTCCAAGTGCACAGCAATCTGGACTTAAACTTCAGTTGAACCAAACTTTTGAAGCTGGAGAGAACTATGCTTTCCTTCTGGATTTCGATGTGGATAAGTCTATTGTAGCTACTGGTAATGGAAGTTATAACCTTAAACCGGTTATCAGACTTTCTGCTGAAGCTGATGCAGGAGTTGTAGTTGGAGCCGTGGTTTTACCAATGGACATTGAAACTTCTGTTCAGAGTCTTGTAGTATTAACCGGGGAATCTGTTACTATCTCTGCTTATACCGATGCTGAAGGTAACTTCTCTTTAAACGGAGTGCCTGCGGGGGTTTATAGTTTAGAAGTAATTCCAGAGGCAGATGCTAATCTGGACACTTATGCAATTGGAACTGTAGAAGTAAAACCAAATGAAACTACAGACCTTGGAGAGTTGACTCTATAA
- a CDS encoding DUF4381 domain-containing protein, with the protein MFRNLTHTYSTLNISGGLGFLFFICALLVGNSAEAQSQVSASIDSTTIKIGEQIKYQIEVKTDPEDLVVFPEGETFSPLELVESLDADTLRENGNYRLLKEYFLTKFDSGKYVIPRQEVIIASSSYFTDSIAVEVNDVVVDTTKQKLYPIKPSVEVPPGFRIPDWVWWLLGIFLIAGLVAFLIIRKRKKDAQEAELPPYEEAMAELQKLDQAQYLEKREIKEYYSQLSFAVRKYLDRKIYDHGLERTTNELILYLEDQKRQGKLNLSDETIRDFERILKRADLAKFAQSKPDVITAKEDRSKTQHVIDDLRASVPEPTEEELLQDEAFREEQARKRKKRRVILGVLAGIVVIIIGVTALIATKGYTYVKDTYLGHPTKELLEGEWIRSEYGNPSVAVTTPEVLVRGEIDMPQDVQQMMVGSETFIYGSLLSNFYVTLSTIKFKGEVNFDAKKAIDGIYTNLEAQGARNIIMKQEDFTTVNGTEGTKIFGTLEAENPVTGESIPNEYQILNFAEKGGFEQIMVIYNENDQYAKEITQRIINSVEINNLNE; encoded by the coding sequence ATGTTTAGAAACCTTACACACACATATTCAACTTTAAATATCTCAGGTGGCCTGGGATTTCTATTTTTTATATGCGCGTTATTGGTGGGCAATTCTGCTGAAGCTCAATCCCAGGTTTCAGCAAGTATAGATTCCACCACGATCAAGATCGGGGAACAGATCAAATACCAGATCGAGGTTAAGACAGATCCTGAAGACCTGGTGGTTTTTCCAGAAGGCGAAACCTTTTCTCCTCTAGAATTAGTCGAATCCCTGGATGCAGATACGCTACGTGAAAATGGTAATTACAGGCTGTTAAAGGAATATTTCCTTACCAAGTTCGATTCTGGAAAATATGTGATCCCCAGGCAGGAAGTTATCATTGCAAGCAGTTCCTATTTTACAGATTCCATTGCCGTTGAGGTGAACGATGTGGTGGTAGATACTACCAAACAAAAACTATATCCCATAAAACCATCTGTTGAGGTTCCACCGGGATTCAGAATTCCAGATTGGGTATGGTGGTTACTGGGAATTTTCCTTATAGCCGGCCTGGTGGCATTTTTGATCATCAGGAAAAGGAAAAAGGATGCTCAGGAAGCGGAGTTACCGCCTTATGAAGAGGCGATGGCCGAATTACAGAAACTGGATCAGGCGCAGTACCTGGAAAAACGAGAGATAAAGGAATATTACTCTCAACTTAGTTTTGCCGTCCGTAAATACCTGGACAGGAAGATCTATGATCACGGTCTGGAAAGAACTACAAATGAATTGATCCTTTACCTTGAAGATCAAAAACGCCAGGGAAAACTGAATCTTAGCGATGAGACAATAAGGGATTTTGAAAGAATATTGAAGCGTGCAGATCTTGCTAAATTTGCACAGTCTAAACCAGATGTGATAACGGCTAAGGAAGATCGGTCAAAAACACAACATGTAATAGATGATCTAAGAGCTTCGGTACCTGAACCAACCGAGGAAGAACTACTACAGGATGAAGCTTTCCGGGAAGAACAGGCCAGGAAAAGAAAAAAACGCCGTGTTATTCTTGGTGTTTTGGCCGGGATTGTAGTGATAATAATAGGTGTGACAGCACTTATCGCCACAAAAGGTTATACTTACGTTAAGGATACTTATTTAGGTCATCCAACGAAAGAATTGCTGGAAGGTGAATGGATTAGAAGTGAATACGGTAACCCATCTGTAGCCGTAACGACACCTGAAGTTCTTGTGCGTGGCGAGATAGATATGCCACAGGATGTGCAGCAAATGATGGTAGGTTCAGAGACCTTTATCTATGGTAGCCTGCTTAGTAATTTCTATGTGACCCTAAGCACTATCAAATTCAAAGGAGAGGTGAACTTCGATGCTAAAAAGGCCATCGATGGAATTTACACCAATCTTGAAGCTCAGGGTGCACGGAATATAATAATGAAACAGGAGGATTTCACCACGGTTAACGGCACCGAGGGAACCAAGATATTTGGTACCCTGGAGGCTGAAAACCCTGTAACCGGTGAATCGATCCCAAATGAATATCAGATCCTGAATTTTGCTGAAAAAGGAGGGTTTGAGCAGATAATGGTCATTTATAACGAAAATGACCAGTATGCCAAAGAGATCACTCAGCGTATAATTAACTCGGTAGAAATTAATAACCTGAACGAATAA
- a CDS encoding DUF58 domain-containing protein, with protein MDTKELLKKVRKIEIKTRRLSDHVFGGEYHSTFKGRGMTFSEVRQYQFGDDVRSIDWNVTARYNEPFVKVFEEERELTMMLMVDVSGSEMFGTQEQFKKEVITEIAATLAFSATKNNDKIGLMMFSDRIELYIPPKKGRSHVLRIIRELLEFKPEGKNTDIAGALKYLSNVMKKKAIVFLLSDFMADDYQHTLKIVAGKHDLTGIRVFDKMEQTIPNLGIVQMQDEETGEYVTVDTGSKAVRRSYSNYFHDRVNYFHQSFSVSGAGTINNRTDESYVKKLLGYFKRRA; from the coding sequence ATGGATACAAAGGAACTCCTTAAAAAAGTAAGAAAGATAGAGATCAAGACCCGCAGACTGAGCGATCATGTCTTTGGGGGTGAATATCATTCTACTTTTAAAGGAAGGGGAATGACCTTTAGCGAGGTTAGACAGTACCAGTTTGGTGACGACGTTAGAAGTATAGATTGGAACGTGACGGCCCGTTATAATGAACCTTTTGTAAAAGTATTCGAAGAAGAGCGGGAGCTAACCATGATGTTGATGGTAGATGTTTCAGGTTCAGAAATGTTTGGTACCCAGGAACAGTTCAAAAAAGAGGTCATTACAGAAATAGCGGCTACTCTTGCTTTTTCAGCGACCAAGAACAATGATAAGATAGGTTTGATGATGTTCTCAGACCGTATAGAATTATATATTCCGCCTAAAAAAGGAAGGTCACACGTTCTTCGAATAATCAGAGAATTACTGGAATTTAAACCAGAAGGTAAGAATACTGATATTGCCGGAGCTCTGAAATATCTATCTAATGTCATGAAAAAGAAAGCGATCGTTTTTCTGCTTTCAGATTTTATGGCAGATGATTACCAGCATACCTTAAAGATCGTTGCGGGAAAACATGATCTTACCGGAATCAGGGTTTTTGATAAAATGGAACAGACCATTCCAAACCTTGGGATAGTGCAGATGCAGGATGAGGAAACCGGGGAATATGTTACCGTAGATACAGGTTCCAAGGCGGTGCGCAGGTCGTATTCAAACTATTTTCATGACCGCGTGAATTACTTTCATCAAAGTTTTTCGGTAAGTGGAGCAGGAACTATTAATAACAGGACCGATGAAAGCTATGTAAAAAAATTACTGGGCTATTTTAAAAGAAGGGCATAA
- a CDS encoding BatD family protein encodes MKLKYLILSFLLCASGIIQAQVRFEAKVSREKLGINERLRVDFEMNEDGDNFNPPSFDGFTVVGGPNQKISTSILNGRMEYSKTYSFYLQPKKIGNLTIGQAEIIIDDKTYKTSPLKVEITSAVDKPTDGDNTEMIAEDNLHLVAEVSKGNPYLNEAITVVYKLYVSPRVSVSNWRELDSPKYNDFWSQSIDIQQLRVENGEYDGEPYRYVVLRKTILYPQKTGELNIEPLTLSIAVDVPSERRDIFGSRIYKTVNKTVAANNKKINVKPLPAGKPADFTGAVGKFDFNVTASKNELNAGESLQAKVEVRGNGNLKLFDLPELTAPPSLEMYDPERRENVNTNLNGMQGSISQTYTVVPTQKGKYPLPALSFSYFDPSSETYKTKTSEEILINVNRGPLAGNEPSGMSGVNKQAVAIEGGQFRFIKLNTNLKPINSSDFLGSVAFWGALVLPLAAIPLFILFGKKREQRANDVRGNRIRKADKLARKYLSEAKRNLGGQKEFYLSLERSMHNYLKAKLSIQTSEMSKERIQALLDEKGVDDQTRSEFISLLESCEYARYTPASSDTMQHDYDKAVSVISTLDKQL; translated from the coding sequence ATGAAATTGAAGTATTTAATTTTAAGTTTTTTATTGTGTGCTTCCGGGATCATTCAAGCCCAGGTGAGGTTTGAGGCGAAGGTGAGCAGAGAAAAGCTGGGAATTAATGAACGGCTAAGAGTAGATTTCGAAATGAACGAGGATGGCGATAACTTCAACCCGCCATCCTTCGATGGTTTCACCGTTGTTGGTGGACCCAATCAAAAAATAAGTACGAGTATCCTGAACGGAAGAATGGAATACTCCAAAACCTATAGTTTTTACCTTCAGCCTAAGAAAATTGGTAATCTAACCATTGGTCAGGCTGAAATTATCATAGACGATAAGACCTATAAAACTTCTCCACTTAAAGTAGAGATCACTTCTGCAGTAGATAAGCCTACAGACGGTGATAATACTGAAATGATCGCAGAAGATAACCTGCACCTTGTGGCCGAGGTTTCAAAAGGCAATCCATACCTGAATGAAGCAATTACCGTGGTATATAAGCTTTATGTGAGTCCGCGGGTGAGCGTTAGCAACTGGCGGGAACTGGATAGTCCTAAGTATAACGATTTCTGGAGTCAGAGTATAGACATCCAGCAATTAAGGGTTGAAAACGGCGAATATGATGGGGAGCCATATAGATATGTGGTTTTAAGAAAGACCATTCTTTACCCACAGAAAACGGGTGAACTGAATATTGAACCATTAACTCTTTCTATTGCGGTAGATGTCCCAAGCGAGAGAAGAGATATTTTTGGAAGCAGGATCTATAAAACCGTAAATAAAACGGTCGCCGCTAATAATAAGAAGATCAATGTTAAGCCATTACCTGCCGGGAAACCAGCAGATTTCACCGGTGCCGTAGGGAAATTCGATTTCAATGTTACTGCGAGTAAAAATGAGCTGAATGCAGGAGAGAGCCTTCAGGCAAAAGTAGAAGTTAGAGGAAACGGGAACCTGAAATTATTTGATCTTCCAGAACTTACCGCTCCGCCTTCTTTAGAGATGTATGACCCTGAGCGAAGGGAGAATGTTAATACCAATCTCAATGGAATGCAGGGAAGTATTTCTCAAACCTATACCGTAGTACCAACGCAAAAAGGGAAATATCCCCTGCCTGCATTATCATTTTCATATTTTGATCCTTCTTCAGAAACCTATAAGACAAAGACCTCTGAAGAGATACTTATTAATGTTAACCGTGGGCCATTGGCAGGAAATGAACCTTCAGGCATGTCTGGAGTTAATAAACAGGCCGTTGCGATCGAGGGAGGACAATTCAGATTCATTAAACTTAATACAAATCTTAAGCCTATAAACAGTAGTGATTTTCTGGGATCGGTAGCATTCTGGGGAGCATTGGTGCTTCCTCTTGCAGCAATTCCGTTGTTCATCTTATTCGGAAAGAAGAGAGAGCAGAGAGCGAATGATGTTAGGGGGAACAGGATCAGGAAAGCTGATAAACTTGCCAGGAAATACCTCTCTGAAGCTAAAAGAAACCTGGGAGGTCAAAAGGAATTCTATTTGTCTCTGGAACGTTCTATGCATAATTACCTTAAAGCAAAACTAAGTATCCAAACCAGCGAAATGAGCAAGGAAAGGATACAGGCCCTGCTTGATGAGAAAGGGGTTGATGATCAAACAAGATCAGAATTTATTTCCCTGTTAGAAAGCTGTGAATATGCCAGGTATACACCGGCGTCTTCAGATACGATGCAGCATGACTATGATAAAGCCGTAAGTGTAATTTCAACTCTTGATAAACAACTATAG
- a CDS encoding VWA domain-containing protein, producing MFANFTFENPEFFWLFLLLPLAIAWYVWKRNKQTAELKISTTKGFEVKSGFLPKLRPVLFLLRLLALSFIIVAMARPRTVDVSTETSSSQGIDIVMAIDVSASMLARDLQPNRLDALKAVAEEFVKDRPGDRIGLVAYAGESFTKTPITSDKTIVLNALEDIEYNNVLENGTAIGSGLATAVNRLKDSEAESKVIILLTDGVNNSGFIDPNTASELAVEFGIKVYTIGVGSNGMALSPIAMSPGGRIQFGRVQVEIDEELLKDIATSTGGKYFRATDNEKLEEIYNEIDSLEKTEIEEFRYYNYDEKYRPLILFAGILLLFEILLRLTLFRSFI from the coding sequence ATGTTTGCTAATTTCACATTTGAAAATCCAGAATTTTTCTGGTTGTTCCTGCTGCTTCCGCTGGCAATAGCCTGGTATGTGTGGAAACGAAATAAGCAAACTGCCGAATTAAAAATATCCACTACCAAAGGATTCGAAGTCAAGTCGGGGTTTTTACCAAAATTAAGACCTGTACTTTTCCTGCTGCGCTTATTGGCTCTGTCCTTCATCATTGTAGCCATGGCCAGGCCGAGGACAGTTGATGTTTCTACAGAAACCAGCAGTTCACAGGGGATAGATATCGTAATGGCGATAGATGTATCAGCCAGTATGCTGGCGAGAGACCTGCAGCCAAACAGATTGGACGCTCTAAAAGCGGTGGCAGAAGAATTCGTAAAAGACAGGCCTGGAGATCGTATCGGGCTGGTGGCTTACGCTGGAGAGAGTTTCACTAAAACTCCTATAACCAGTGATAAAACGATTGTACTTAATGCTCTGGAAGATATTGAATATAACAATGTACTTGAAAATGGTACGGCAATTGGATCTGGATTAGCTACCGCGGTAAACAGGCTAAAAGACAGTGAAGCAGAAAGTAAGGTCATCATTCTGCTTACAGATGGAGTTAATAATTCAGGTTTTATAGATCCCAATACCGCCAGTGAACTTGCGGTTGAATTCGGGATTAAGGTTTATACCATTGGAGTTGGTAGTAACGGGATGGCTCTTTCCCCAATAGCTATGTCTCCTGGTGGAAGAATTCAGTTTGGCCGCGTGCAGGTAGAGATAGATGAAGAACTTTTAAAAGATATCGCCACCTCTACCGGAGGAAAATATTTCAGGGCTACAGATAATGAAAAGCTTGAGGAGATCTATAATGAGATCGATTCACTTGAAAAAACCGAAATTGAAGAATTCAGATATTACAATTATGATGAGAAATACAGGCCACTGATTCTGTTTGCTGGGATTCTGTTATTATTCGAAATATTATTAAGACTCACCCTATTCAGAAGTTTTATATAG
- a CDS encoding SDR family NAD(P)-dependent oxidoreductase translates to MKTALITGATSGIGRSTAIKFASDGFRLIICGRRTDRLENLKKELSVETSVHILSFDVRNREEVLQKIGSLPEEFRNIDILVNNAGNAHGLDPIQSGSMDDWDAMLDINVKGLLYVSKAVIPGMIERQSGHIINIGSTAGKEVYPNGNVYCASKHAVDAINQGMRIDLNGNGIRVGAVNPGLTQTEFSDVRFKGDSDKAEKVYQGFKALQPDDIADIIHFVVTRPYHVNIADLTVMPTAQATSTILDKK, encoded by the coding sequence ATGAAAACTGCCTTAATAACCGGCGCCACTAGCGGCATTGGGAGATCTACAGCGATTAAGTTCGCCTCAGATGGATTTAGACTCATTATTTGCGGAAGAAGGACAGACAGGCTTGAAAACCTGAAAAAAGAGCTATCTGTGGAAACTTCGGTACATATCCTCAGTTTTGATGTGAGGAACCGCGAAGAAGTTCTACAGAAAATCGGTTCCTTACCTGAAGAATTTCGAAATATAGATATTCTGGTGAATAATGCCGGTAATGCACATGGCCTGGATCCAATTCAATCTGGAAGCATGGATGACTGGGATGCGATGCTGGATATTAATGTAAAAGGACTTCTATATGTAAGTAAGGCAGTAATTCCAGGAATGATCGAACGACAGTCTGGTCATATTATTAATATTGGATCCACAGCAGGAAAAGAAGTATACCCGAATGGAAATGTTTACTGCGCGAGCAAACATGCCGTGGATGCTATTAACCAGGGAATGAGAATTGACCTTAACGGAAATGGAATTCGTGTAGGTGCGGTAAACCCAGGTCTTACTCAGACAGAATTTAGTGATGTAAGATTCAAGGGAGATTCAGATAAAGCTGAAAAAGTTTACCAGGGATTTAAGGCATTACAACCCGATGACATTGCAGATATCATTCATTTTGTAGTCACCAGACCTTATCATGTAAATATCGCAGATCTTACGGTTATGCCAACAGCGCAGGCTACTAGCACCATTCTGGATAAAAAATAA
- a CDS encoding tetratricopeptide repeat protein: protein MNERRKERKMHQNKCQNVILTGLLLLFGFLGVNAQEKPEKLTKESNRFIAEAQEALSENDFASAEASYRKAIAKDPNNTTAKYNMGNLYYAKEKSLNAEERLKAAAEIAATKTEKHRIYHNLGNSYMQQKNYQGAVDAFKNALRNDPTDEETRYNLALAKKMLEKEQQNQEGNQDQNKQDENNKDKNQDQQNKDQNQDGEGGEEEKEDQKPKDEGENEKDKKEGDQNEDKQKDQGEGENKDPKEGDKEKQQQQRPTQGQLSPQQIQSLLEAMNNEEKKVQDKINAEKAKGVKTKTDKDW from the coding sequence ATGAACGAAAGAAGAAAGGAGCGAAAGATGCATCAAAATAAATGTCAAAATGTCATTTTAACCGGTCTGTTGCTGCTTTTTGGTTTTCTTGGGGTGAATGCCCAGGAAAAGCCCGAAAAGCTCACTAAAGAATCTAATAGATTTATTGCTGAAGCACAGGAGGCCTTATCTGAAAATGATTTTGCCAGTGCAGAGGCTTCCTATAGAAAAGCTATCGCGAAAGATCCTAATAACACTACGGCTAAATATAATATGGGCAACCTGTATTATGCCAAGGAGAAATCTTTGAATGCAGAAGAAAGATTAAAGGCTGCCGCGGAAATTGCCGCAACAAAAACAGAAAAACATCGTATTTATCATAATCTTGGTAATTCTTATATGCAACAAAAGAACTACCAGGGAGCGGTAGATGCCTTTAAAAATGCCTTGCGTAACGATCCAACGGATGAAGAGACCAGGTATAACCTTGCGTTAGCTAAGAAAATGCTGGAGAAAGAGCAGCAAAATCAGGAAGGTAATCAGGATCAGAATAAGCAGGACGAAAATAATAAGGACAAGAATCAGGATCAGCAGAATAAAGACCAGAACCAGGATGGTGAAGGTGGTGAAGAGGAAAAAGAGGATCAGAAACCTAAGGACGAAGGCGAGAACGAAAAAGATAAAAAAGAAGGCGATCAAAACGAAGATAAGCAGAAAGATCAGGGAGAAGGAGAGAATAAAGATCCTAAAGAAGGAGACAAGGAAAAGCAGCAACAGCAGCGACCAACCCAGGGACAGTTATCTCCACAACAGATCCAGAGCTTGCTTGAGGCCATGAATAACGAAGAGAAAAAAGTTCAGGATAAAATAAACGCTGAAAAAGCGAAAGGTGTCAAAACGAAAACAGATAAAGACTGGTAA
- a CDS encoding MoxR family ATPase translates to MMEDNSSVDIASINEKIEKESAFVDLLTREMNKVIVGQKHMVERLLIGLLGQGHILLEGVPGLAKTLAINTLAQAVHGSFSRIQFTPDLLPADVVGTMIYNMKVNDFSIKKGPIFANFVLADEINRAPAKVQSALLEAMQEKQVTIGDETFILDKPFLVMATQNPVEQEGTYPLPEAQVDRFMLKTVINYPQMAEEQLIIRANLKGGFEKVNPVVDLEQILRAQSAVRDVYMDEKIEKYILDIVFATRTPEKYNLEDIKPLISFGASPRGSINLAVASKCYAFIKRRGYVVPEDVRAVVHDVLRHRIGITYEAEAENITSEDLINKIVNEIEVP, encoded by the coding sequence ATGATGGAAGACAATTCATCTGTTGATATTGCCAGTATTAACGAGAAAATTGAAAAGGAAAGTGCTTTTGTAGACTTGCTCACCCGAGAAATGAATAAGGTGATCGTAGGCCAGAAGCACATGGTAGAGCGCCTGCTGATAGGCCTTTTAGGTCAGGGACACATACTTTTAGAAGGGGTTCCGGGACTGGCGAAAACTCTAGCTATCAATACTCTCGCCCAGGCTGTGCATGGTAGCTTCAGCCGAATTCAGTTCACCCCAGATCTTTTGCCGGCAGATGTTGTTGGTACTATGATCTATAATATGAAGGTGAATGATTTCAGTATTAAGAAAGGGCCAATTTTCGCAAATTTTGTACTTGCAGATGAGATCAACCGTGCACCCGCTAAAGTGCAATCGGCTTTACTGGAAGCAATGCAGGAAAAGCAGGTGACCATAGGGGATGAAACCTTTATCCTTGATAAGCCATTTTTAGTAATGGCTACGCAAAACCCAGTAGAACAGGAAGGAACCTATCCTTTACCAGAAGCGCAAGTGGACAGGTTTATGCTGAAAACAGTCATAAACTATCCTCAAATGGCCGAAGAGCAACTAATTATTCGGGCAAATCTTAAAGGCGGATTCGAAAAAGTGAATCCTGTGGTAGATCTTGAACAGATCCTGAGAGCACAAAGTGCAGTTAGGGATGTGTATATGGATGAAAAGATCGAGAAATATATCCTGGATATCGTTTTTGCTACACGTACTCCGGAAAAATATAATCTTGAAGATATAAAACCTTTGATCAGCTTTGGAGCCTCTCCTCGTGGTAGTATCAACCTGGCCGTAGCTTCTAAATGTTATGCCTTTATTAAACGTAGAGGTTATGTGGTGCCAGAAGATGTTCGTGCAGTTGTACATGATGTATTGCGTCACAGAATAGGCATTACCTATGAAGCCGAAGCCGAAAACATTACTTCAGAAGATCTTATCAATAAGATCGTGAACGAGATTGAAGTACCGTAA
- a CDS encoding VWA domain-containing protein: MFVLEEKIWFWLLLVIPVIIVLFLIFIFWQNRTRKKFASSNLLKHLAPNRSRSKPVIKLILVLLAMASLVVALVNPKMGTKLKTVKREGVDIVFAIDVSKSMDAEDIAPSRIEKSKQLVSQILSNLGSDRVGIIAYAGGAYPQLPITTDYSAARMFLQALNTDMISSQGTAIGDAIELATTYYDDEQQTNRVLFIISDGEDHEGNVEEITEQASEMGIRIFTIGVGSEKGGPIPIKRNGVVQNYKKDNQGETVITKLNPQTLKEIADAAKGSYIQGNVTTEVVDKVTEELQNIEKTEFEAKQFADFKSHFQLFLGIALALLFLDIFVLERSTAWLRKLNLFNERKKKGAKDASK; the protein is encoded by the coding sequence ATGTTTGTACTGGAAGAAAAAATATGGTTTTGGTTATTGCTGGTGATCCCGGTGATCATCGTGTTGTTCCTTATTTTTATTTTCTGGCAGAACAGGACCCGGAAGAAATTTGCCAGCAGCAATCTTTTAAAACACCTTGCACCTAACCGTTCGCGCTCCAAGCCGGTCATTAAACTGATCCTGGTATTGCTGGCGATGGCCAGTCTGGTGGTGGCCCTGGTAAATCCCAAGATGGGAACTAAGCTGAAGACCGTAAAAAGGGAAGGGGTTGATATAGTTTTTGCGATAGATGTCTCTAAAAGTATGGATGCTGAAGATATCGCGCCAAGCAGAATTGAAAAGTCCAAACAGCTGGTTAGCCAGATCCTTAGTAATCTGGGAAGTGACCGGGTTGGGATAATCGCCTATGCCGGTGGCGCCTATCCGCAATTGCCAATAACTACCGATTATTCGGCCGCGAGGATGTTCCTGCAGGCGTTAAATACAGATATGATCTCTTCTCAGGGGACTGCCATTGGAGATGCTATAGAACTGGCTACAACCTATTATGATGATGAGCAGCAAACCAATCGTGTATTGTTCATTATTAGCGATGGTGAAGATCATGAGGGTAATGTGGAGGAGATTACGGAACAGGCTTCAGAAATGGGCATCCGTATTTTTACTATTGGAGTGGGGTCCGAAAAAGGAGGTCCTATTCCTATTAAACGAAATGGAGTTGTACAGAACTATAAAAAAGATAACCAGGGAGAAACGGTTATTACTAAACTGAATCCGCAAACCCTCAAAGAAATAGCAGATGCTGCCAAGGGGAGTTATATTCAAGGGAATGTAACTACTGAAGTGGTAGATAAAGTCACTGAAGAATTACAGAATATTGAGAAAACTGAATTCGAGGCGAAACAATTTGCCGATTTTAAATCTCATTTTCAGTTGTTCCTGGGAATAGCTTTGGCATTATTATTTCTTGATATCTTTGTACTTGAGCGTAGTACGGCCTGGCTGCGTAAACTGAATCTTTTTAATGAACGAAAGAAGAAAGGAGCGAAAGATGCATCAAAATAA